In Brachypodium distachyon strain Bd21 chromosome 2, Brachypodium_distachyon_v3.0, whole genome shotgun sequence, one genomic interval encodes:
- the LOC100828394 gene encoding uncharacterized protein LOC100828394 isoform X1 translates to MQARAFPPCLPSAAGRNEFFVPGSVGKRAPAVRVRAVDAPSAVADLPPAEVTWQIVVGAVAGVTPFVVAGVEFSKRIIAQKKCEICGGSGLVMKKDLYVRCQGCEVLPCFYIISLRWFSSMAIVEKILQRLRIIMWDAAPRSSLELKDGRL, encoded by the exons ATGCAGGCGCGCGCGTTTCCCCCGTGCCTGCCGAGCGCCGCCGGGCGCAACGAATTCTTCGTCCCCGGCAGcgtcggcaagagggctcctgCCGTCCGCGTTCGAGCCGTTGACGCACCTTCCGCCGTTGCCGATCTCCCGCCGGCGGAAGTCACCTGGCAgatcgtcgtcggcgctgtAG CTGGAGTGACGCCGTTCGTCGTTGCAGGGGTAGAGTTCAGCAAGAGAATT aTCGCACAAAAGAAATGTGAGATATGTGGAGGCTCTGGCCTTGTAATGAAGAAGGATCTATATGTTCGATGCCAAGGGTGTG AAGTGTTGCCCTGCTTCTATATCATCTCTCTCAGGTGGTTTTCTTCCATGGCAATCGTGGAGAAGATTCTTCAAAGGCTGAGGATCATCATGTGGGATGCGGCACCTCGATCATCACTAGAACTAAAGGATGGGAGACTGTAA
- the LOC100827677 gene encoding uncharacterized protein LOC100827677, translating to MGKAKRASIFIRLVSAAGTGFFYVKRKNPRRITEKLEFRKYDPRVNKHVLFTEAKMK from the coding sequence ATGGGGAAGGCGAAGCGGGCGTCCATCTTCATCAGGCTCGTGTCGGCCGCCGGCACGGGGTTCTTCTACGTGAAGCGCAAGAACCCTCGCCGGATCACGGAGAAGCTCGAGTTCAGGAAGTATGACCCCCGCGTCAACAAGCACGTCCTCTTCACGGAGGCCAAGATGAAGTGA
- the LOC100828394 gene encoding uncharacterized protein LOC100828394 isoform X2: MQARAFPPCLPSAAGRNEFFVPGSVGKRAPAVRVRAVDAPSAVADLPPAEVTWQIVVGAVAGVTPFVVAGVEFSKRIIAQKKCEICGGSGLVMKKDLYVRCQGCGGFLPWQSWRRFFKG; encoded by the exons ATGCAGGCGCGCGCGTTTCCCCCGTGCCTGCCGAGCGCCGCCGGGCGCAACGAATTCTTCGTCCCCGGCAGcgtcggcaagagggctcctgCCGTCCGCGTTCGAGCCGTTGACGCACCTTCCGCCGTTGCCGATCTCCCGCCGGCGGAAGTCACCTGGCAgatcgtcgtcggcgctgtAG CTGGAGTGACGCCGTTCGTCGTTGCAGGGGTAGAGTTCAGCAAGAGAATT aTCGCACAAAAGAAATGTGAGATATGTGGAGGCTCTGGCCTTGTAATGAAGAAGGATCTATATGTTCGATGCCAAGGGTGTG GTGGTTTTCTTCCATGGCAATCGTGGAGAAGATTCTTCAAAGGCTGA
- the LOC100830722 gene encoding LOW QUALITY PROTEIN: triacylglycerol lipase SDP1-like (The sequence of the model RefSeq protein was modified relative to this genomic sequence to represent the inferred CDS: deleted 1 base in 1 codon), whose product MDVISNEARVGAFAIGPSTAAGRALALRVLLCGSLARLRHRLALALRAAMPLVAAWLHPRENTRGILLAVCAVALLLRGRGGRAGVRARVQSAYRRKFWRNMMRAALTYEEWAHAARMLERETPRRATDADLYDEELVRNKLRELIHRRQEGSLRDIVFCMRADLLRNLGNMCNPELHKGRLQVPKLIKEYIEEVSTQLKMVCNSDSDELPLEEKLAFMHETRHAFGRSALLLSGGASFGSFHVGVVKTLVEHKLLPRIISGSSVGSIVCAIVATRSWPELESFFEEWHSLKFFDQMGGIFPVFKRILTHGAVHDIRHLQMLLRNLTSNLTFQEAYDITGRVLVVTVCSPRKHEPPRCLNYLTSPHVLIWSAVTASCAFPGLFEAQELMAKDRFGETVPFHAPFLLGVEERADAATRRWRDGSLESDLPMKQLKELFNVNHFIVSQANPHIAPLLRLKEIIRAYGGSFAAKLAELAEMEVKHRFNQVLELGFPLGGIAKLFAQHWEGDVTIVMPATLAQYSKIIQNPSYAELQKAARQGRRCTWEKLSAIRANCAIELALDECVALLNHMRRLKRSAERAAASQGYGATVRLCPSRRIPSWNLIARENSTGSLEDEILASPNRINHQVVGGIAGPSNRNDHLQRSIHDSSDSESESIDLNSWTRSGGPLMRTASANKFISFVQNLEIDTEFRALSPRESGSDTVSPNNNNFSPGDTIDRGPVDNRTMRVNPYRSSGNSGCDPHDTTVPRSPFGLTTSIMVPEGDLLQPEKIGNGILFNVVRRDTLLASTSGVDPHGSSREADVETVPTESLYGASDDDDMELNVDDEAAPDPEVYMSSRNIAEKLDLSGSTGGQTVTSATRSEAPSLFNICVETPPTTPTTKISRHGEPCSEAGLEIVKTECPDGSSTTGNDKADSVLANRVSIFLKHMMLCVERCKVRQHHHQGDAGAVKSYRVSVSEDDRHVRLHLEKRVGCDSGIWKKRT is encoded by the exons ATGGATGTCATCAGCAACGAGGCCCGGGTGGGGGCGTTCGCGATCGGCCcgtccacggcggcgggccgCGCGCTCGCGCTGCGCGTGCTGCTCTGCGGCTCGCTGGCGCGGCTGCGGCACCGCCTCGCCCTGGCGCTCCGCGCCGCGATGCCCCTGGTGGCGGCGTGGCTGCACCCGCGCGAGAACACGCGCGGGATCCTGCTGGCGGTCTGCGCCGTGGCGCTCCTGCTGCGCGGCCGGGGGGGCCGCGCCGGGGTGCGGGCGCGGGTCCAGTCCGCCTACCGCCGCAAGTTCTGGCGGAACATGATGCGCGCCGCGCTCACCTACGAGGAGTGGGCGCACGCCGCGCGGATGCTCGAGAGGGAGacgccgcgccgcgccaccGACGCCGACCTCTACGACGAGGAGCTCGTGCGCAACAAGCTCCGCGAGCTCATACACCGACGGCAGGAGGGGTCGCTCAGGGACATCGTCTTCTGCATGCGCGCTGACCTGCTCAGGAACCTTGGTAACATGTGCAACCCCGAGCTCCACAAGGGGAGACTGCAG GTGCCTAAACTCATCAAGGAGTATATTGAGGAGGTATCTACCCAGCTGAAGATGGTGTGCAATTCTGATTCAGACGAGTTACCTCTGGAAGAGAAACTGGCATTTATGCATGAGACAAGGCATGCCTTTGGTAGATCAGCCTTACTGCTAAGTGGAGGTGCTTCATTTGGATCTTTTCATGTGGGTGTTGTGAAAACCTTGGTAGAACATAAGCTTCTACCTAGGATTATCTCAGGATCAAGCGTTGGCTCAATAGTGTGTGCTATTGTAGCCACACGGTCATGGCCAGAATTGGAAAGTTTTTTTGAGGAATGGCATTCCTTGAAATTCTTTGACCAGATGGGCGGGATCTTTCCTGTGTTTAAAAGAATTTTGACACATGGAGCTGTTCACGACATTAGGCACTTACAGATGCTTTTGCGAAATCTTACAAGCAATTTGACATTTCAAGAGGCCTATGATATAACTGGCCGTGTTCTCGTTGTCACTGTGTGTTCCCCAAGGAAACATGAGCCACCTCGATGCCTGAACTATTTGACATCACCTCATGTTCTCATCTGGAGTGCAGTAACCGCTTCATGTGCCTTTCCTGGACTTTTTGAGGCCCAAGAGTTGATGGCAAAAGATAGATTTGGAGAAACCGTTCCTTTTCATGCTCCATTCTTGTTGGGTGTGGAGGAACGAGCGGATGCTGCAACTCGGCGCTGGAGAGATGGGAGCTTGGAAAGTGATTTGCCCATGAAGCAATTGAAGGAATTATTCAATGTAAATCATTTCATAGTGAGCCAAGCCAATCCTCACATAGCTCCATTATTGAGACTAAAGGAGATCATCAGAGCTTACGGAGGCAGCTTTGCTGCCAAG CTTGCTGAACTTGCTGAGATGGAAGTTAAGCATAGGTTCAATCAAGTTCTGGAACTTGGATTCCCGTTAGGAGGAATAGCTAAGTTGTTTGCTCAACATTGGGAAGGTGATGTCACAATTGTTATGCCAGCCACTCTTGCTCAG TATTCGAAGATCATACAGAATCCGTCGTATGCTGAGCTTCAGAAGGCTGCAAGGCAGGGTAGGCGATGCACTTGGGAGAAGCTCTCGGCCATCAGGGCAAATTGCGCTATTGAGCTTGCATTAGATGAATGTGTTGCCCTCCTGAACCACATGCGTAGGCTAAAGAGAAGTGCAGAAAGAGCAGCCGCTTCACAAGGATATGGTGCTACAGTTAGACTCTGCCCATCTAGGAGGATTCCATCATGGAATCTGATAGCTAGAGAAAATTCAACTGGTTCTCTTGAGGATGAAATCCTCGCGTCTCCCAATCGTATAAATCATCAAGTAGTTGGAGGGATTGCTGGACCATCTAACAGGAACGATCATCTCCAGCGAAGTATACATGACAGCAGTGACAGTGAATCTGAGAGTATAGACTTAAATTCATGGACAAGAAGTGGTGGACCTCTCATGAGGACAGCCTCAGCTAATAAATTCATTAGCTTTGTTCAGAACCTTGAAATTGACACAGAATTCAGAGCACTTTCACCAAGGGAAAGCGGAAGTGATACTGTGTCACCAAATAATAATAACTTCTCGCCTGGTGACACAATTGACAGAGGGCCAGTTGATAACCGCACAATGCGAGTTAATCCTTATAGGAGCTCAGGCAATTCAGGTTGCGATCCTCATGATACTACTGTCCCTAGATCTCCATTTGGTCTTACGACAAGTATCATGGTGCCTGAAGGTGACTTACTGCAGCCTGAAAAGATTGGGAATGGTATTTTGTTCAATGTCGTGAGAAGGGATACTCTTCTAGCATCTACTTCTGGAGTTGACCCTCATGGATCTTCGCGGGAAGCAGATGTGGAAACAGTACCGACTGAGTCTCTTTATGGTGCTTCGGACGATGATGACATGGAATTAAATGTTGATGATGAAGCAGCACCTGACCCTGAAGTATACATGAGCAGCAGGAATATTGCAGAAAAATTAGATTTGTCTGGCTCCACAGGTGGTCAAACTGTAACAAGTGCTACTAGATCAGAAGCTCCTTCTCTTTTCAATATCTGTGTGGAGACCCCTCCAACAACCCCGACCACAAAAATTAGTCGGCATGGTGAGCCTTGTTCAGAAGCAGGATTGGAGATAGTGAAGACAGAATGTCCTGATGGCAGTTCAACTACGGGCAATGACAAAGCCGACTCA GTTCTTGCTAATAGAGTCTCTATTTTTCTCAAGCATATGATGTTGTGTGTTGAGAGATGTAAAGTTAGGCAGCATCACCATCAAGGGGATGCCGGAGCTGTAAAATCATACCGTGTTTCAGTTTCAGAAGATGATAGACATGTCAGGCTTCATTTGGAGAAGAGAGTCGGATGTGATTCTGGAATCTGGAAGAAACGAACCTGA
- the LOC104582872 gene encoding uncharacterized protein LOC104582872: MSYYSDYYGYASSSGNNITSLQDKINELSGQMQMLSSKIERQNLQQGNGLQGGPACFDPYSVGHPHTYVAPECHICGYQGHIPAECQLGKSFTPNCYDMGFAPQHDLYHNNYPPSWLDNPNITFRNNSPEDSSFSSSYPMQGFRNEEAKSQAQLNFEAEQQAWFEDFMKTQQEKMVHPQSAILSDVDQEHVISENEEKVDQIWEEERSEIKEDDALEDKTHNEQELDYASSKDIVAANLEDTEDKEANGVENEDNEEIQVDMSIIIQECDETGLSNPINDILPYEFPATTLHCLMPSLKVELNCDFLKFDDAYFVSDNTEIHDDDSCYSHAKILLMDACSKITRVSHVNIYHSHHVLCCYAYIIGFSIDDLEGVGPLTSPRCYSYDITEFNVIYHHRHVFYRYVYTIGYSIDNLEGVDPVSFSSCCECISGISQVLCQLGKVQILVDIPWDPGGSMAWR, encoded by the coding sequence ATGTCATACTATTCAGATTATTATGGATATGCGAGCAGTAGCGGCAACAACATAACAAGTCTTCAAGATAAGATAAATGAGTTGTCTGGTCAGATGCAAATGTTATCAAGTAAAATAGAACGACAAAATTTGCAGCAAGGAAATGGTCTTCAGGGAGGGCCTGCTTGTTTTGATCCTTATTCTGTAGGCCATCCCCATACTTATGTTGCTCCTGAATGTCATATTTGTGGATATCAAGGCCATATTCCCGCTGAGTGTCAGCTGGGTAAATCTTTCACCCCAAATTGTTATGATATGGGTTTTGCTCCACAGCATGATCTGTACCACAACAATTACCCCCCTAGTTGGCTTGATAACCCAAATATTACATTTAGGAACAACAGCCCTGAGGACTCATCTTTTTCTTCTAGCTATCCTATGCAGGGATTTAGGAATGAAGAGGCGAAGTCACAAGCTCAGTTAAATTTTGAAGCAGAACAACAAGCTTGGTTTGAAGATTTTATGAAGACGCAGCAAGAGAAGATGGTTCATCCACAATCAGCTATACTTTCAGATGTAGATCAAGAACATGTGATTTcagaaaatgaagaaaaagttGATCAGATTTGGGAAGAAGAGAGATCCGAGATTAAAGAAGATGATGCACTAGAAGACAAGACACACAATGAGCAAGAGCTGGACTATGCAAGTAGCAAAGATATAGTGGCTGCCAATCTTGAAGATACTGAAGACAAAGAGGCTAATGGAGTGGAAAATGAAGATAACGAGGAGATTCAAGTCGACATGTCAATTATCATTCAGGAGTGTGATGAAACAGGTTTATCAAACCCAATTAATGACATTCTTCCTTATGAATTCCCTGCTACTACCTTGCATTGCTTGATGCCATCACTTAAGGTAGAACTCAATTGTGACTTTCTTAAATTTGATGATGCATACTTTGTTAGTGACAATACTGAAATTCATGATGATGACTCATGTTACTCACATGCTAAAATTCTGCTTATGGATGCATGCTCTAAGATTACTCGCGTCTCACATGTGAATATTTATCATTCTCACCATGTGCTTTGTTGCTACGCTTACATCATTGGTTTTTCAATTGATGACTTAGAGGGTGTTGGTCCTTTGACCTCTCCTAGGTGCTATTCATATGATATAACTGAGTTTAATGTGATATATCATCATCGCCATGTGTTTTATCGATATGTGTATACCATTGGATACTCCATTGATAATTTGGAGGGGGTTGACCCTGTCTCTTTTAGTTCTTGTTGTGAGTGTATTTCAGGCATATCACAGGTGCTTTGTCAGCTCGGAAAAGTCCAGATTCTAGTTGACATTCCTTGGGACCCTGGTGGATCCATGGCATGGAGATGA
- the LOC100827379 gene encoding uncharacterized protein LOC100827379, which produces MELQQESSDVGALVSAPSRNLSSSSSTFVSANQSPFFTPRSLSARRPEHAHPEDNNSSRGIALKISDILSSDTLKQQEKLPSASTRLLQYGASSPPSLCTSSNFGTPAIVYNNPSFISTFNGPYQGSSSATSNCVRSTRKEKQKRQAAIYRKSSSSQPTTSAASVSRLRSYDVYIGFHGRKASLLRFTNWLRAELEIHGISCFASDRSRCRSSHSHDAVERIMNASTYGVVILTKKSFGNPYTIEELRNFFGKKNLIPIFFDLGAADCLARDIIEKRGELWDKHGGELWMLYGGMEDEWRESVDALSRVVDVQLEANDSNWRGCILQAVILLATKLGRRSVVDRVSRWRARVEKEEFPFSRNADFVGRKKELSELELILFGDVSGEGEKKYFELKTKQRRKGPVSGCSVNNCEQLNAADIKGKEPVLWKETEEGIEMQRLGSPLQHGRQPRMKNGGRYGRKKKSRKILYGKGIACISGESGIGKTDLALEYAYRFSQRYKMILWVRGESRYIRHNYLALRTLLEVDLSVDTHLHEKGSDRCFEEQEEEAIAKIRQELMRDIPYLVIIDNLESEKDWWDKRVIMDLLPQFGAETHFIITTRLPRVMNLEPMKLSYLSGAEAMTLMKGSMKEYPLMEIDALKVIEEKLGRLTLGLGIVGAILSELPITPSRLLDTLNRPLPIRDFSWNEREVISLKNHEILVRLLDVCLSIFEHADGPRSLAIRMVQVCGWFAPSAVPVHMLALAAHKIPKKHRRGPRWRKWWRTLTCGLATSRMQRSEAEAAAMLTRFGIARCSAKSEYIQFHDMIRLYARKRGGTRTAQAVVQSVYLRGSIKHSSEHLWAACFMAFGFGSDPFLVELRPSELMFFVKQIVMPLAINTFITYSRCNPALELLRLCTDALDRAAESMLAHAGKWRETSFSCFRPVQSEAQYTYLWQEIALLKASVLETRAKLMLRGGQYDIGDDLIRKAIFIRTSICGEHHPDTVSARETLSKLTRLLTNVHLS; this is translated from the coding sequence ATGGAGCTTCAACAGGAAAGCTCCGATGTCGGGGCTTTGGTCTCGGCGCCGTCAAGGAACCtctcgtcctcttcctccacatTTGTTTCTGCCAACCAATCACCTTTCTTCACGCCACGGTCACTGTCTGCACGTCGCCCAGAGCACGCACATCCTGAGGACAATAACTCCTCCAGGGGCATCGCGCTGAAAATCAGTGATATTCTGTCTAGTGACACTCTGAAACAACAGGAGAAGTTACCATCAGCCAGCACTAGATTACTACAATACGgcgcttcttctcctcctaGCCTTTGCACTTCAAGTAATTTTGGAACTCCAGCAATTGTCTATAACAACCCAAGCTTCATTTCCACCTTCAATGGCCCGTACCAAGGCAGTTCGTCAGCAACTAGCAACTGTGTCCGATCAACTCGAAAAGAGAAGCAAAAGAGGCAGGCCGCGATATATCGGAAATCTTCGTCCTCTCAACCTACAACGTCAGCTGCTTCTGTCAGTAGGCTTCGGAGCTACGATGTGTACATAGGATTTCATGGCCGCAAGGCTTCACTCCTGAGGTTCACAAATTGGCTTCGTGCAGAACTTGAGATTCATGGAATCAGTTGCTTTGCTTCTGACAGGTCTAGGTGTCGGAGTTCACACAGTCATGATGCTGTTGAGAGGATAATGAATGCTTCCACGTATGGAGTTGTCATCCTTACAAAGAAGTCATTTGGCAATCCTTATACCATCGAGGAGCTCAGGAACTTCTTTGGCAAGAAAAATCTGATCCCTATATTCTTTGACTTGGGTGCTGCTGATTGCCTTGCCAGAGATATCATCGAGAAGAGGGGAGAATTGTGGGACAAACATGGTGGTGAGCTGTGGATGTTATATGGTGGAATGGAGGATGAATGGAGGGAATCAGTTGATGCTCTTTCCCGGGTGGTAGATGTGCAATTAGAAGCGAATGATAGCAATTGGAGGGGTTGCATACTGCAAGCTGTTATTCTTTTGGCCACGAAATTAGGTAGGAGAAGTGTGGTTGATCGTGTGAGTAGGTGGAGAGCAAGGGTGGAGAAGGAGGAATTTCCTTTCTCCCGTAATGCTGATTTTGTTGGGAGGAAAAAGGAGCTCTCAGAGTTGGAGCTCATTTTATTTGGTGATGTCAGCGGAGAAGGTGAAAAGAAATATTTTGAGCTCAAGACAaagcaaagaagaaaaggccCTGTGAGTGGGTGTTCTGTTAACAATTGTGAGCAATTAAATGCAGCTGACATCAAGGGAAAAGAGCCTGTTTTGTGGAAGGAGACCGAGGAAGGCATTGAGATGCAGAGACTGGGCAGCCCACTGCAGCATGGCCGACAACCGAGAATGAAGAATGGGGGCAGGTATGGGAGGAAGAAAAAATCTAGGAAGATACTCTATGGGAAGGGCATTGCTTGCATATCAGGGGAATCTGGAATTGGCAAGACAGACTTGGCTTTGGAGTATGCATACAGATTCTCCCAGAGATATAAGATGATTTTGTGGGTCAGAGGGGAAAGCCGATACATTCGTCACAATTATTTGGCTTTACGAACTCTTCTGGAAGTAGATTTAAGTGTTGACACTCACTTGCATGAGAAAGGAAGTGACCGATGCTTCGAAGAgcaggaagaggaagccatTGCCAAAATACGACAGGAACTGATGAGAGACATACCATATTTGGTAATCATTGATAATCTGGAGAGTGAGAAGGACTGGTGGGATAAGAGAGTCATAATGGACCTTCTCCCACAATTTGGTGCAGAGACTCACTTCATCATAACAACACGCCTTCCACGGGTGATGAACTTGGAGCCAATGAAGCTTTCTTATTTATCTGGTGCTGAGGCAATGACTTTGATGAAGGGCAGTATGAAAGAATACCCGCTAATGGAAATTGATGCACTGAAGGTCATTGAAGAAAAGCTTGGGAGACTCACTCTTGGCCTAGGTATTGTTGGAGCTATACTCTCGGAGCTTCCAATCACTCCAAGTAGGCTTCTTGACACGCTGAATCGGCCGCTGCCTATAAGAGATTTTTCTTGGAATGAGAGAGAAGTGATCAGCttgaaaaatcatgaaatCCTTGTTCGGCTCCTGGATGTGTGCCTCTCAATATTTGAGCATGCAGATGGTCCTAGGAGTCTGGCAATTCGTATGGTTCAAGTGTGTGGTTGGTTTGCACCTTCTGCAGTTCCAGTCCATATGTTGGCTCTTGCGGCACATAAAATCCCGAAGAAACACCGGAGGGGTCCAAGGTGGAGGAAGTGGTGGCGGACACTAACTTGTGGCCTTGCAACTTCTAGGATGCAGAGATctgaagctgaagcagctGCAATGTTGACGAGGTTTGGAATTGCCAGATGCAGCGCAAAGTCTGAGTACATACAGTTCCATGATATGATCAGGCTATATGCACGCAAACGAGGAGGCACACGAACTGCTCAAGCTGTGGTCCAATCAGTGTATCTCCGAGGCTCAATCAAACATTCTTCTGAGCACCTGTGGGCTGCCTGCTTTATGGCTTTCGGATTTGGTTCTGATCCATTCTTGGTAGAGCTGAGGCCATCTGAGTTGATGTTCTTTGTGAAGCAGATTGTCATGCCACTTGCGATAAACACATTCATCACATATTCCCGATGTAACCCTGCACTGGAGCTGTTGCGTCTGTGCACTGACGCGTTGGACCGTGCAGCTGAATCCATGCTTGCTCATGCTGGCAAATGGAGGGAAACATCATTCTCCTGCTTTAGGCCAGTTCAGTCAGAAGCCCAGTACACCTACCTTTGGCAGGAGATTGCTCTTCTGAAAGCTTCTGTATTAGAAACACGGGCCAAACTGATGCTCCGAGGTGGACAGTATGACATTGGAGATGACCTCATAAGGAAGGCCATATTCATCCGCACTTCCATCTGCGGCGAGCACCACCCCGACACAGTTTCAGCTCGAGAAACCCTCAGTAAACTAACAAGGCTTCTTACAAACGTCCACCTTAGTTGA
- the LOC100828696 gene encoding mitochondrial import inner membrane translocase subunit TIM50 produces the protein MSGIARSRLSLALLPRTSALSFATFSPAAAAASAAAAASFPSKEAAAASESSSADGDPSSAPPPRASKPFGLLKAGIVTALTAALGATGYVTYAYPLHEVDQKTREFRENVKRPIQEDLSGFEKYKAMAYSEALKVPVAAIELYLDVRREIEDQIQGFSEPSSEKLLPDLHPQEQHVFTIVLDLNETLVYSDWKRERGWRTFKRPGVEAFLEHLSKFYEVVVYSDQLSMYVDPVMERLDPKGCVRHRLSRVATKYENGKHYRDLSKLNRNPGQVIYISGHALESCLQPENCVQIKPWKLEDNDTQLIDLIPFLEYVAVARISDIRPVLASFQGRDIPTEFIERSKRLQEQKPQGRFWRR, from the exons ATGTCCGGCATCGCGAGGTCGCGCCTCTCTCTCGCGCTCCTTCCTAGGACCTCCGCCCTCTCCTTCGCCACCTTCTcccccgcagcagcagctgcatccgctgccgccgcagcgtCCTTCCCCTCCAAGGAGGCGGCCGCTGCTTCCGAATCGTCTTCCGCCGATGGCGATCCCTCCTCTGCGCCGCCTCCGAGGGCCAGCAAGCCGTTCGGTCTGCTCAAGGCCGGTATCGTCACCGCCCTCACCGCTGCGCTCGGCGCCACCGGCTACGTCACCTACG CTTATCCTCTGCATGAAGTGGATCAGAAGACAAGGGAGTTCCGGGAGAACGTGAAACGTCCTATTCAGGAGGACCTGTCCGGCTTTGAG AAATATAAGGCTATGGCTTATTCTGAAGCTTTGAAAG TTCCTGTTGCTGCTATTGAGCTATACTTGGATGTTAGGAGAGAAATTGAAGATCAAATTCAG GGATTTAGTGAACCATCATCAGAAAAACTTCTTCCAGATCTACATCCTCAAGAACAGCATGTCTTTACCATAGTTCTGGATCTGAATGAGACTCTTGTGTACTCAGACTGGAAG CGTGAGAGAGGATGGAGGACTTTTAAGAGACCTGGAGTTGAAGCCTTCTTGGAACATCTGTCAAAGTTCTATGAAGTTGTTGTGTATTCTGATCAGCTGAGTATG TACGTTGATCCTGTTATGGAGAGATTGGACCCAAAAGGCTGTGTTCGGCACAGGCTATCGAGAGTTGCAACAAAATACGAGAATGGAAAACATTATCGG GATTTGTCAAAGCTGAACAGAAATCCTGGGCAAGTTATTTATATCAGTGGCCACGCTCTTGAGTCATGCCTGCAGCCTGAAAATTGTGTGCAAATCAAACCTTGGAAGCTTGAAGATAATGACACTCAACTGATTGATCTTATTCCATTTCTTGAAT ATGTTGCCGTGGCAAGAATTTCTGACATCAGACCTGTCCTTGCATCCTTCCAAGGCCGTGATATCCCTACTGAGTTTATTGAGCGTTCGAA GCGCCTGCAAGAACAAAAGCCACAGGGACGCTTTTGGCGGCGATGA